In the genome of Drosophila subpulchrella strain 33 F10 #4 breed RU33 chromosome 2L, RU_Dsub_v1.1 Primary Assembly, whole genome shotgun sequence, one region contains:
- the LOC119547081 gene encoding biorientation of chromosomes in cell division protein 1-like 1 isoform X2, translated as MFRFYKLYSLYMNNMSSGLTWPREWCLCEKLPRAVLHIPVNRHLLCEVCGLARRPQGEHGSSSDEDAYPGRKYQRNLLAQRHNTEEPKKGQMTRVKVAIRAKKPRDHRNCRCGKCGGLARAEAGQEGTGGPGGPGEEMKSKLYSGRHGLYSRPKGMLRRQQEPTAPPPSSPSPPSSPLPPRPPPPPSSGSSRSEMPSLVARAHDVFSRKNHLNQSYSHLFVNNFIPLQSPITDTFGGAISKRSLNSSLPPRSHRSRPLPPLSKVVTNILASPKTLDDREKGGGLSPPKSKDSLDTVSQFCPFEHYEGPSEDALVVSSARCLLHRPKSLYIEPRKDLPNNRIENLDLSSEPSNENLSGIFYMTNSVRKNLIKTINHIGFDCSSSSKTSSLNNPISNPPKEEPEKHKDLASERSSIIASIMDQLFNSKKKISEDDQIEKTPELDELSQTISNQSSNNPETASLLSDVSTEQTVYSSNKTKPFQDYSKLFSKTLSDSSWEREFCRIDESSPNASGREVYSSNAESKSTCLKCGNIRHQEGKDPKTKTGFSRIPRRLDESSNRDKNLIGIKRNIGNAIKQKLNSVRPFSGKQEQNHEKESLRMEDRADSMNKSTPKIIAREAIPKGINTKGQRICQTSQSPCKIHHCVKPKMQNNTGPPVITVQPRNNSTNKLEEYLKKNVRTTAKDANLIRTRIPVNNFRVCRHKEPSFSWGVVETFEIISHMCREIPKLQVATFVRELVNTSKGILGYIKESLLSDEPPFSLYEFRIPDINLSDLQAYRDSEDNAHDDSGSETPIAHLATPKLPGLSFRQRRKHRKPVWPAHPIKYQSRKIQYEELKFSINTQQNGTSLEPNENLVHHKKKMFKEEKIFTSVYEAQNFSQSAFFFDSSPEKDTKSKPIQLIKTNLSDGKSSQSDIFESQSERMKWDTSDGDLESLRPEKSLKVESKLEIKDTSVADNPLEIKTKTKEGKEITQDLLNQAPQNSSSKVSYDIRRKIDKSMQMKLKKMMSKPIKLLNSKEAESVVKFLEPYTNKLASTEENKRFSNPEALEGYEVLGPASDNNNKVPATETLKDIGTAELEVKAKPLDCISSTSKYNSSIPKQREEVGNEEEKGTASSNCSCEKSDLPQKPLRLITNMSSSSEYESKCFPLETRVEIETESDAGSEPVVTQRTTEYEGLPNLNWQVITMGLPKQNEPVEDASESIGEEEYACPIHKCGHSLNMKTFASHFDQFHRHKSAKNASPQEYCHRVVEGLPKQFFFDAEFLTKGNSFVSLLFYSSLKKDLSVPIRDYPLALLAAPQRVNNGPTTGIFFWLVGYPSCAKLQAKLTVCDPLEHVGRSRIIRPRDISQSQDPSQFLTNSKYNLLIKIPHKKQRKFQISVVIDEKH; from the exons ATGTTTCGATTCTACAAGTTGTACTCGTTGTACATGAACAACATGTCCAGCGGGCTCACCTGGCCGCGGGAATGGTGCCTGTGCGAGAAGCTGCCCCGGGCGGTGCTCCACATCCCGGTGAATCGTCATCTGCTCTGCGAGGTGTGCGGATTGGCCAGGCGGCCACAGGGCGAACACGGTTCCTCCAGCGACGAGGATGCATATCCAGGCCGGAAATACCAGAGGAATCTCCTGGCACAACGTCACAACACAGAAGAGCCAAAAAAGGGACAGATGACTCGGGTGAAGGTGGCCATCCGGGCAAAGAAACCCAGAGATCATCGGAATTGCCGATGCGGCAAATGTGGTGGCTTGGCCAGGGCAGAAGCTGGACAAGAAGGTACCGGTGGACCCGGTGGTCCTGGTGAGGAGATGAAAAGCAAGTTGTATTCGGGGCGTCATGGCTTGTATTCGAGACCAAAGGGCATGCTCCGTCGTCAGCAGGAGCCCACAGCCCCGCCTCCTTCCTCGCCATCTCCACCCTCTTCACCACTGCCACCACGTCCTCCTCCGCCGCCATCATCGGGGTCATCGCGGTCGGAGATGCCCAGCCTGGTGGCCAGGGCCCATGACGTCTTCAGCCGGAAAAACCACCTTAACCAGAGCTACAGCCATTTATTTGTCAACAACTTCATCCCCTTGCAGAGTCCCATTACGGATACCTTTGGAGGAGCTATTTCCAAGAGGAGCCTGAACAGCTCTTTGCCGCCACGCAGCCACAGGAGTCGCCCATTGCCACCCCTCTCCAAAGTGGTGACCAACATCCTGGCCAGCCCAAAGACACTGGATGACAGGGAAAAGGGCGGTGGACTAAGTCCACCCAAGTCTAAGGATTCGCTGGATACCGTCAGTCAGTTCTGCCCCTTCGAGCACTACGAAGGTCCTTCGGAGGACGCTCTCGTCGTGAGTAGTGCTCGCTGTCTTCTCCACCGACCCAAATCCCTGTACATAGAACCACGAAAGGATTTGCCCAACAATCGCATCGAGAACTTGGATCTATCATCTGAACCATCAAATGAAAATCTATCTGGAATCTTTTACATGACGAATTCAGTACGGAAAAATTTAATCAAGACCATTAATCATATCGGATTCGATTGCAGTAGTTCAAGTAAAACTAGTTCCTTAAACAATCCAATTTCCAATCCTCCCAAAGAAGAGCCTGAAAAACATAAAGATCTAGCATCTGAGAGATCCTCCATTATAGCATCTATCATGGATCAACTTTTCAACTCAAAAAAGAAAATCTCCGAGGATGACCAAATTGAGAAGACTCCGGAACTGGACGAACTTAGTCAGACAATAAGCAACCAGTCCAGCAATAATCCTGAAACGGCTTCTTTGTTAAGCGATGTGTCAACTGAACAGACTGTATATTCTTCAAATAAAACAAAGCCTTTTCAAGATTATTCCAAACTCTTCTCCAAAACACTGAGTGATTCTAGCTGGGAGCGGGAATTCTGTAGAATAGATGAGTCTTCACCAAATGCAAGTGGAAGAGAGGTATATTCAAGCAACGCTGAATCCAAATCAACATGTTTAAAGTGTGGAAACATTAGGCATCAGGAAGGAAAAGATCCTAAAACAAAAACAGGATTTAGTAGAATTCCAAGAAGGCTTGATGAATCCTCAAACCGTGATAAAAACTTAATCggtataaaaagaaatatagGAAATGCAATAAAGCAAAAACTTAATAGCGTTAGACCTTTTTCTGGAAAACAAGAACAGAATCATGAAAAGGAGTCCTTAAGGATGGAAGATCGGGCTGATAGTATGAATAAAAGTACGCCAAAAATCATTGCTCGAGAAGCAATCCCAAAAGGTATCAATACAAAAGGTCAAAGAATTTGTCAGACATCACAATCTCCTTGTAAAATACATCATTGTGTCAAACCTAAAATGCAAAATAACACAGGTCCACCCGTTATAACTGTTCAACCACGAAATAACTCTACCAATAAACTAGAGGAATACTTGAAAAAGAATGTAAGAACTACAGCCAAAGATGCGAATTTGATCAGGACGAGAATACCGGTAAATAACTTCAGAGTATGTAGACATAAAGAACCTTCGTTTAGCTGGGGTGTGGTGGAAACCTTTGAGATAATTTCCCATATGTGCCGAGAGATCCCCAAGCTTCAGGTGGCTACCTTTGTTAGAGAGTTAGTGAATACCAGCAAAGGTATTTTGGGATATATCAAGGAAAGTTTGCTTTCGGATGAACCACCTTTCTCCCTCTATGAATTTCGCATACCTGATATTAATCTTAGCGATCTACAAGCTTACCGAGATAGTGAAGATAATGCGCATGATGATAGCGGAAGCGAAACACCGATAGCCCATTTAGCAACTCCAAAACTACCAGGTCTGTCTTTTCGGCAACGTAGAAAACACAGAAAACCCGTCTGGCCAGCCCATCCAATAAAATACCAAAGTCGCAAGATCCAGTACGAGGAACTTAAATTCTCAATCAACACGCAACAAAATGGAACCTCTTTGGAACCCAATGAGAACTTGGTGCATCACAAAAAAAAGATGTTTAAAGAGGAGAAAATATTTACCAGTGTTTATGAAGCTCAGAACTTCTCACAGTCTGCTTTTTTCTTTGACAGTAGTCCAGAAAAGGACACCAAGTCGAAACCaattcaattaattaaaactaatttaagtgATGGCAAATCGTCTCAGTCCGATATTTTTGAATCTCAATCAGAACGCATGAAATGGGATACTTCAGATGGAGATTTGGAAAGTTTAAGACCAGAAAAATCTCTAAAAGTAGAATCTAAATTGGAAATTAAAGACACAAGCGTGGCCGACAATCCCTTGGAAATAAAAACTAAGACAAAAGAAGGGAAAGAAATAACCCAAGATCTTTTAAATCAGGCCCCGCAAAACAGTTCCTCAAAAGTGAGCTATGACATAAGGAGGAAAATAGACAAATCGATGCAAatgaaactaaaaaaaatgatgAGTAAACCAATAAAGCTGCTAAATTCGAAAGAAGCTGAATCTGTTGTCAAATTTTTGGAACCATATACCAATAAATTAGCTAGTACTgaagaaaacaaaagattttCCAATCCTGAGGCTTTAGAAGGGTATGAAGTTTTAGGCCCCGCTTCGGATAATAATAACAAGGTTCCTGCCACAGAAACTTTAAAAGATATTGGTACTGCCGAATTGGAAGTAAAAGCCAAACCTTTGGACTGCATATCAAGTACATCAAAATACAATTCAAGCATTCCAAAGCAAAGAGAGGAAGTTGgaaatgaagaagaaaaggGTACAGCTTCTTCAAATTGTTCTTGTGAAAAGAGTGATCTACCCCAAAAACCTCTTCGTCTTATTACGAACATGTCCTCGTCAAGCGAGTATGAGTCAAAATGCTTTCCTCTGGAAACGAGGGTAGAAATAGAAACTGAGTCTGATGCAGGTTCGGAACCCGTTGTGACCCAAAGGACCACTGAGTATGAAGGACTGCCTAATCTAAACTGGCAAGTTATTACCATGGGCTTACCTAAACAAAACGAACCTGTTGAGGATGCATCAGAATCGATCGGGGAAGAAGAATATGCGTGTCCTATTCACAAGTGCGGCCATTCTTTAAATATGAAGACATTTGCTTCCCATTTTGACCAATTTCATCGACACAAGTCGGCAAAAAATGCTTCACCACAAGAATATTGTCACCGGGTAGTAGAGGGATTACCAAAGCAGTTCTTTTTTGATGCCGAATTTCTGACCAAAGGAAATTCTTTTGTGTCCCTTCTTTTTTACAGCAGTTTGAAAAAAGACCT ATCAGTTCCCATTCGAGACTATCCACTGGCCTTATTAGCCGCTCCTCAAAGGGTAAATAATGGACCAACAACTGGCATTTTCTTCTGGCTGGTGGGTTATCCCTCATGTGCGAAGCTTCAAGCCAAGCTCACTGTTTGCGATCCATTGGAACACGTTGGTCGAAGCAGGATTATAAGGCCACGAGATATATCACAGAGCCAGGACCCATCACAGTTCCTTACCAACTCTAAATACAACCTGCTGATTAAAATTCCGCATAAGAAGCAAAGAAAATTTCAAATAAGTGTGGTAATAGATGAAAAACACTAG
- the LOC119547081 gene encoding biorientation of chromosomes in cell division protein 1-like 1 isoform X1 encodes MFRFYKLYSLYMNNMSSGLTWPREWCLCEKLPRAVLHIPVNRHLLCEVCGLARRPQGEHGSSSDEDAYPGRKYQRNLLAQRHNTEEPKKGQMTRVKVAIRAKKPRDHRNCRCGKCGGLARAEAGQEGTGGPGGPGEEMKSKLYSGRHGLYSRPKGMLRRQQEPTAPPPSSPSPPSSPLPPRPPPPPSSGSSRSEMPSLVARAHDVFSRKNHLNQSYSHLFVNNFIPLQSPITDTFGGAISKRSLNSSLPPRSHRSRPLPPLSKVVTNILASPKTLDDREKGGGLSPPKSKDSLDTVSQFCPFEHYEGPSEDALVVSSARCLLHRPKSLYIEPRKDLPNNRIENLDLSSEPSNENLSGIFYMTNSVRKNLIKTINHIGFDCSSSSKTSSLNNPISNPPKEEPEKHKDLASERSSIIASIMDQLFNSKKKISEDDQIEKTPELDELSQTISNQSSNNPETASLLSDVSTEQTVYSSNKTKPFQDYSKLFSKTLSDSSWEREFCRIDESSPNASGREVYSSNAESKSTCLKCGNIRHQEGKDPKTKTGFSRIPRRLDESSNRDKNLIGIKRNIGNAIKQKLNSVRPFSGKQEQNHEKESLRMEDRADSMNKSTPKIIAREAIPKGINTKGQRICQTSQSPCKIHHCVKPKMQNNTGPPVITVQPRNNSTNKLEEYLKKNVRTTAKDANLIRTRIPVNNFRVCRHKEPSFSWGVVETFEIISHMCREIPKLQVATFVRELVNTSKGILGYIKESLLSDEPPFSLYEFRIPDINLSDLQAYRDSEDNAHDDSGSETPIAHLATPKLPGLSFRQRRKHRKPVWPAHPIKYQSRKIQYEELKFSINTQQNGTSLEPNENLVHHKKKMFKEEKIFTSVYEAQNFSQSAFFFDSSPEKDTKSKPIQLIKTNLSDGKSSQSDIFESQSERMKWDTSDGDLESLRPEKSLKVESKLEIKDTSVADNPLEIKTKTKEGKEITQDLLNQAPQNSSSKVSYDIRRKIDKSMQMKLKKMMSKPIKLLNSKEAESVVKFLEPYTNKLASTEENKRFSNPEALEGYEVLGPASDNNNKVPATETLKDIGTAELEVKAKPLDCISSTSKYNSSIPKQREEVGNEEEKGTASSNCSCEKSDLPQKPLRLITNMSSSSEYESKCFPLETRVEIETESDAGSEPVVTQRTTEYEGLPNLNWQVITMGLPKQNEPVEDASESIGEEEYACPIHKCGHSLNMKTFASHFDQFHRHKSAKNASPQEYCHRVVEGLPKQFFFDAEFLTKGNSFVSLLFYSSLKKDLPLRSVPIRDYPLALLAAPQRVNNGPTTGIFFWLVGYPSCAKLQAKLTVCDPLEHVGRSRIIRPRDISQSQDPSQFLTNSKYNLLIKIPHKKQRKFQISVVIDEKH; translated from the exons ATGTTTCGATTCTACAAGTTGTACTCGTTGTACATGAACAACATGTCCAGCGGGCTCACCTGGCCGCGGGAATGGTGCCTGTGCGAGAAGCTGCCCCGGGCGGTGCTCCACATCCCGGTGAATCGTCATCTGCTCTGCGAGGTGTGCGGATTGGCCAGGCGGCCACAGGGCGAACACGGTTCCTCCAGCGACGAGGATGCATATCCAGGCCGGAAATACCAGAGGAATCTCCTGGCACAACGTCACAACACAGAAGAGCCAAAAAAGGGACAGATGACTCGGGTGAAGGTGGCCATCCGGGCAAAGAAACCCAGAGATCATCGGAATTGCCGATGCGGCAAATGTGGTGGCTTGGCCAGGGCAGAAGCTGGACAAGAAGGTACCGGTGGACCCGGTGGTCCTGGTGAGGAGATGAAAAGCAAGTTGTATTCGGGGCGTCATGGCTTGTATTCGAGACCAAAGGGCATGCTCCGTCGTCAGCAGGAGCCCACAGCCCCGCCTCCTTCCTCGCCATCTCCACCCTCTTCACCACTGCCACCACGTCCTCCTCCGCCGCCATCATCGGGGTCATCGCGGTCGGAGATGCCCAGCCTGGTGGCCAGGGCCCATGACGTCTTCAGCCGGAAAAACCACCTTAACCAGAGCTACAGCCATTTATTTGTCAACAACTTCATCCCCTTGCAGAGTCCCATTACGGATACCTTTGGAGGAGCTATTTCCAAGAGGAGCCTGAACAGCTCTTTGCCGCCACGCAGCCACAGGAGTCGCCCATTGCCACCCCTCTCCAAAGTGGTGACCAACATCCTGGCCAGCCCAAAGACACTGGATGACAGGGAAAAGGGCGGTGGACTAAGTCCACCCAAGTCTAAGGATTCGCTGGATACCGTCAGTCAGTTCTGCCCCTTCGAGCACTACGAAGGTCCTTCGGAGGACGCTCTCGTCGTGAGTAGTGCTCGCTGTCTTCTCCACCGACCCAAATCCCTGTACATAGAACCACGAAAGGATTTGCCCAACAATCGCATCGAGAACTTGGATCTATCATCTGAACCATCAAATGAAAATCTATCTGGAATCTTTTACATGACGAATTCAGTACGGAAAAATTTAATCAAGACCATTAATCATATCGGATTCGATTGCAGTAGTTCAAGTAAAACTAGTTCCTTAAACAATCCAATTTCCAATCCTCCCAAAGAAGAGCCTGAAAAACATAAAGATCTAGCATCTGAGAGATCCTCCATTATAGCATCTATCATGGATCAACTTTTCAACTCAAAAAAGAAAATCTCCGAGGATGACCAAATTGAGAAGACTCCGGAACTGGACGAACTTAGTCAGACAATAAGCAACCAGTCCAGCAATAATCCTGAAACGGCTTCTTTGTTAAGCGATGTGTCAACTGAACAGACTGTATATTCTTCAAATAAAACAAAGCCTTTTCAAGATTATTCCAAACTCTTCTCCAAAACACTGAGTGATTCTAGCTGGGAGCGGGAATTCTGTAGAATAGATGAGTCTTCACCAAATGCAAGTGGAAGAGAGGTATATTCAAGCAACGCTGAATCCAAATCAACATGTTTAAAGTGTGGAAACATTAGGCATCAGGAAGGAAAAGATCCTAAAACAAAAACAGGATTTAGTAGAATTCCAAGAAGGCTTGATGAATCCTCAAACCGTGATAAAAACTTAATCggtataaaaagaaatatagGAAATGCAATAAAGCAAAAACTTAATAGCGTTAGACCTTTTTCTGGAAAACAAGAACAGAATCATGAAAAGGAGTCCTTAAGGATGGAAGATCGGGCTGATAGTATGAATAAAAGTACGCCAAAAATCATTGCTCGAGAAGCAATCCCAAAAGGTATCAATACAAAAGGTCAAAGAATTTGTCAGACATCACAATCTCCTTGTAAAATACATCATTGTGTCAAACCTAAAATGCAAAATAACACAGGTCCACCCGTTATAACTGTTCAACCACGAAATAACTCTACCAATAAACTAGAGGAATACTTGAAAAAGAATGTAAGAACTACAGCCAAAGATGCGAATTTGATCAGGACGAGAATACCGGTAAATAACTTCAGAGTATGTAGACATAAAGAACCTTCGTTTAGCTGGGGTGTGGTGGAAACCTTTGAGATAATTTCCCATATGTGCCGAGAGATCCCCAAGCTTCAGGTGGCTACCTTTGTTAGAGAGTTAGTGAATACCAGCAAAGGTATTTTGGGATATATCAAGGAAAGTTTGCTTTCGGATGAACCACCTTTCTCCCTCTATGAATTTCGCATACCTGATATTAATCTTAGCGATCTACAAGCTTACCGAGATAGTGAAGATAATGCGCATGATGATAGCGGAAGCGAAACACCGATAGCCCATTTAGCAACTCCAAAACTACCAGGTCTGTCTTTTCGGCAACGTAGAAAACACAGAAAACCCGTCTGGCCAGCCCATCCAATAAAATACCAAAGTCGCAAGATCCAGTACGAGGAACTTAAATTCTCAATCAACACGCAACAAAATGGAACCTCTTTGGAACCCAATGAGAACTTGGTGCATCACAAAAAAAAGATGTTTAAAGAGGAGAAAATATTTACCAGTGTTTATGAAGCTCAGAACTTCTCACAGTCTGCTTTTTTCTTTGACAGTAGTCCAGAAAAGGACACCAAGTCGAAACCaattcaattaattaaaactaatttaagtgATGGCAAATCGTCTCAGTCCGATATTTTTGAATCTCAATCAGAACGCATGAAATGGGATACTTCAGATGGAGATTTGGAAAGTTTAAGACCAGAAAAATCTCTAAAAGTAGAATCTAAATTGGAAATTAAAGACACAAGCGTGGCCGACAATCCCTTGGAAATAAAAACTAAGACAAAAGAAGGGAAAGAAATAACCCAAGATCTTTTAAATCAGGCCCCGCAAAACAGTTCCTCAAAAGTGAGCTATGACATAAGGAGGAAAATAGACAAATCGATGCAAatgaaactaaaaaaaatgatgAGTAAACCAATAAAGCTGCTAAATTCGAAAGAAGCTGAATCTGTTGTCAAATTTTTGGAACCATATACCAATAAATTAGCTAGTACTgaagaaaacaaaagattttCCAATCCTGAGGCTTTAGAAGGGTATGAAGTTTTAGGCCCCGCTTCGGATAATAATAACAAGGTTCCTGCCACAGAAACTTTAAAAGATATTGGTACTGCCGAATTGGAAGTAAAAGCCAAACCTTTGGACTGCATATCAAGTACATCAAAATACAATTCAAGCATTCCAAAGCAAAGAGAGGAAGTTGgaaatgaagaagaaaaggGTACAGCTTCTTCAAATTGTTCTTGTGAAAAGAGTGATCTACCCCAAAAACCTCTTCGTCTTATTACGAACATGTCCTCGTCAAGCGAGTATGAGTCAAAATGCTTTCCTCTGGAAACGAGGGTAGAAATAGAAACTGAGTCTGATGCAGGTTCGGAACCCGTTGTGACCCAAAGGACCACTGAGTATGAAGGACTGCCTAATCTAAACTGGCAAGTTATTACCATGGGCTTACCTAAACAAAACGAACCTGTTGAGGATGCATCAGAATCGATCGGGGAAGAAGAATATGCGTGTCCTATTCACAAGTGCGGCCATTCTTTAAATATGAAGACATTTGCTTCCCATTTTGACCAATTTCATCGACACAAGTCGGCAAAAAATGCTTCACCACAAGAATATTGTCACCGGGTAGTAGAGGGATTACCAAAGCAGTTCTTTTTTGATGCCGAATTTCTGACCAAAGGAAATTCTTTTGTGTCCCTTCTTTTTTACAGCAGTTTGAAAAAAGACCT TCCCCTCAGATCAGTTCCCATTCGAGACTATCCACTGGCCTTATTAGCCGCTCCTCAAAGGGTAAATAATGGACCAACAACTGGCATTTTCTTCTGGCTGGTGGGTTATCCCTCATGTGCGAAGCTTCAAGCCAAGCTCACTGTTTGCGATCCATTGGAACACGTTGGTCGAAGCAGGATTATAAGGCCACGAGATATATCACAGAGCCAGGACCCATCACAGTTCCTTACCAACTCTAAATACAACCTGCTGATTAAAATTCCGCATAAGAAGCAAAGAAAATTTCAAATAAGTGTGGTAATAGATGAAAAACACTAG
- the LOC119547082 gene encoding translocation protein SEC62 isoform X2: MSEKKRTRRRKDEYTEPGAQKVDKPSKDEKNVAKWLKKNVKTKKTKFLSHIVEYFTSSKAIDALLKSKFTEGSSPLFTTREQVIEFLDVMLEHKFFHRAKKVPVTLEEIRSKSGGDKKADKEKNQDKEKEKSKDDKKDTDPEAENGQGDGGASGNEKEKEKKEKKKRKIRLDMHPEQIFVDGSEAYVWIYDPIPLHYWIFGFILLLGAVGICLFPLWPPLLRKGVYYLSVAAAGFLVFILALTIIRLIVFIIVWGLTGGKLHFWIFPNLTEDVGFFASFWPLYESNYNSGANNSSAKTDKKSKSKDKKKEKDSDAEDTAVDADGDADGDGDVDAEVSTLEPEKIELIKEHDTDMEIRKRRKVGADEYEEDDVEEEEPQTQPKDSKDGTPRNSGSDSESSSKDYEIISSSEVQNVAGN; encoded by the exons ATGTCGGAAAAGAAGCGAACCCGTCGCCGTAAGGAT GAATACACCGAACCGGGGGCCCAGAAGGTGGACAAGCCATCGAAGGATGAGAAGAACGTGGCCAAGTGGCTGAAGAAGAACGTGAAGACGAAGAAGACCAAGTTCCTGAGCCACATCGTCGAGTACTTCACCTCCAGCAAGGCAATCGATGCTCTCTTGAAATCCAAATTCACTGAGGGCAGCAGCCCGCTGTTCACCACCAGGGAGCAGGTGATCGAGTTTCTGGACGTGATGCTGGAGCACAAGTTTTTCCATCGCGCCAAGAAGGTGCCCGTCACGCTGGAGGAGATCAGGAGCAAGTCCGGTGGCGACAAGAAGGCCGATAAGGAAAAGAACCAGGATAAGGAGAAGGAAAAGTCGAAGGATGACAAAAAGGACACGGATCCGGAGGCCGAAAATGGCCAAGGCGACGGAGGTGCTTCTGGCAACGAGAAGGAGAAGGAGaaaaaggagaagaaaaaGCGCAAGATCCGACTGGACATGCATCCCGAGCAGATCTTTGTGGACGGTTCCGAGGCCTACGTGTGGATCTACGATCCCATTCCGCTGCACTACTGGATATTCGGCTTCATCCTGCTCCTGGGCGCCGTGGGCATCTGCCTGTTCCCCCTGTGGCCTCCACTGCTGCGAAAGGGTGTCTACTATTTGTCCGTTGCGGCGGCTGGCTTCCTTGTCTTTATCCTGGCCCTGACTATTATCCGGCTCATCGTGTTCATCATCGTGTGGGGATTAACCGGTGGCAAGCTGCACTTCTGGATCTTCCCTAATCTGACCGAGGATGTGGGCTTCTTTGCCTCCTTCTGGCCGCTCTACGAA AGCAACTATAACAGTGGCGCTAATAACTCGTCCGCCAAGACCGACAAGAAATCCAAATCGAAGGACAAGAAAAAGGAGAAGGACAGCGATGCCGAGGACACAGCTGTAGATGCGGATGGGGATGCTGACGGCGATGGTGACGTGGATGCGGAGGTCTCCACACTTGAGCCAGAGAAAATCGAGCTCATCAAAGAACACGACACAGACATGGAGATCCGCAAGCGTCGCAAGGTGGGTGCCGATGAGTACGAGGAGGACGATGTGGAGGAAGAGGAGCCGCAAACGCAGCCCAAGGACTCCAAAGATGG aACGCCACGCAACTCGGGATCCGATTCGGAGAGCTCGAGTAAAGATTACGAGATAATCAGTTCAAGTGAAGTGCAAAACGTTGCTGGCAACTAG
- the LOC119547082 gene encoding translocation protein SEC62 isoform X1 — protein sequence MSAEEEYYEEEQEEQEIFDDGTEYTEPGAQKVDKPSKDEKNVAKWLKKNVKTKKTKFLSHIVEYFTSSKAIDALLKSKFTEGSSPLFTTREQVIEFLDVMLEHKFFHRAKKVPVTLEEIRSKSGGDKKADKEKNQDKEKEKSKDDKKDTDPEAENGQGDGGASGNEKEKEKKEKKKRKIRLDMHPEQIFVDGSEAYVWIYDPIPLHYWIFGFILLLGAVGICLFPLWPPLLRKGVYYLSVAAAGFLVFILALTIIRLIVFIIVWGLTGGKLHFWIFPNLTEDVGFFASFWPLYESNYNSGANNSSAKTDKKSKSKDKKKEKDSDAEDTAVDADGDADGDGDVDAEVSTLEPEKIELIKEHDTDMEIRKRRKVGADEYEEDDVEEEEPQTQPKDSKDGTPRNSGSDSESSSKDYEIISSSEVQNVAGN from the exons ATGAGCGCAGAGGAGGAGTATTACGAGGAGGAGCAAGAGGAGCAGGAAATCTTCGACGATGGCACG GAATACACCGAACCGGGGGCCCAGAAGGTGGACAAGCCATCGAAGGATGAGAAGAACGTGGCCAAGTGGCTGAAGAAGAACGTGAAGACGAAGAAGACCAAGTTCCTGAGCCACATCGTCGAGTACTTCACCTCCAGCAAGGCAATCGATGCTCTCTTGAAATCCAAATTCACTGAGGGCAGCAGCCCGCTGTTCACCACCAGGGAGCAGGTGATCGAGTTTCTGGACGTGATGCTGGAGCACAAGTTTTTCCATCGCGCCAAGAAGGTGCCCGTCACGCTGGAGGAGATCAGGAGCAAGTCCGGTGGCGACAAGAAGGCCGATAAGGAAAAGAACCAGGATAAGGAGAAGGAAAAGTCGAAGGATGACAAAAAGGACACGGATCCGGAGGCCGAAAATGGCCAAGGCGACGGAGGTGCTTCTGGCAACGAGAAGGAGAAGGAGaaaaaggagaagaaaaaGCGCAAGATCCGACTGGACATGCATCCCGAGCAGATCTTTGTGGACGGTTCCGAGGCCTACGTGTGGATCTACGATCCCATTCCGCTGCACTACTGGATATTCGGCTTCATCCTGCTCCTGGGCGCCGTGGGCATCTGCCTGTTCCCCCTGTGGCCTCCACTGCTGCGAAAGGGTGTCTACTATTTGTCCGTTGCGGCGGCTGGCTTCCTTGTCTTTATCCTGGCCCTGACTATTATCCGGCTCATCGTGTTCATCATCGTGTGGGGATTAACCGGTGGCAAGCTGCACTTCTGGATCTTCCCTAATCTGACCGAGGATGTGGGCTTCTTTGCCTCCTTCTGGCCGCTCTACGAA AGCAACTATAACAGTGGCGCTAATAACTCGTCCGCCAAGACCGACAAGAAATCCAAATCGAAGGACAAGAAAAAGGAGAAGGACAGCGATGCCGAGGACACAGCTGTAGATGCGGATGGGGATGCTGACGGCGATGGTGACGTGGATGCGGAGGTCTCCACACTTGAGCCAGAGAAAATCGAGCTCATCAAAGAACACGACACAGACATGGAGATCCGCAAGCGTCGCAAGGTGGGTGCCGATGAGTACGAGGAGGACGATGTGGAGGAAGAGGAGCCGCAAACGCAGCCCAAGGACTCCAAAGATGG aACGCCACGCAACTCGGGATCCGATTCGGAGAGCTCGAGTAAAGATTACGAGATAATCAGTTCAAGTGAAGTGCAAAACGTTGCTGGCAACTAG